Proteins encoded together in one Argiope bruennichi chromosome 1, qqArgBrue1.1, whole genome shotgun sequence window:
- the LOC129981210 gene encoding ceramide synthase 1-like → MAAVGTDWEDFPSYSDLYRGIREFLEKTYREALSEEKEIYHVESSWEYYNFSINDLLFVILLAVIWTILRYLATEGIFKPLAHHYALTPTNGAKMPESAWKFTYYLCAWSYCLYVVVLSGNYKFFQKPSTVWDNWSLRESAPADIYIMYMAQCGFYVHSLYATLFLDTWRKDSAVMMIHHILTVTLISISYSLRYHNIGSLVLFTHDLCDIFLEFTKLNVYFKIQKGKVVRRHEVFANITFFCFTVAWFVCRLYWYPMRVLYAATSDVQRLKLVLPGALLMNSLLWILQFLNLYWFLFILQFLYRVATGQVKEVDDTREYDVERKLLHHSSENGVLNGNIKTNGICDDGVISNGNASHSSRRAKDE, encoded by the exons ATGGCTGCTGTAGGTACCGACTGGGAGGACTTCCCTTCATATTCCGATTTATATCGAGGTATCcgagaatttttagaaaaaacttACAGAGAAGCGCTTTCAGAAGAAAAGGAAATCTATCATGTCGAATCCTCATGGGAATACTATAATTTTAGTATAAACGACTTATTATTTGTCATTCTATTAGCTGTAATATGGACTATTTTACGGTACTTAGCTACTGAAGGGATTTTCAAG cCTTTAGCTCATCATTATGCTCTTACTCCAACAAATGGAGCGAAGATGCCCGAAAGTGCCTGGAAGTTTACGTATTACCTTTGTGCCTGGAGCTATTGcttatatgttgttgttttgaGTGGTAACTACAAGTTCTTCCAAAAACCCAGTACTGTTTGGGATA attGGAGTTTGAGAGAATCTGCCCCTGCTGATATATATATCATGTACATGGCACAATGTGGGTTTTATGTTCATTCTTTGTATGCTACTTTGTTTTTGGATACTTGGAGAAAGGATTCTGCAGTCATGATGATCCATCATATCTTAACTGTGACACTTATCTCAATTTCTTATTCCCTTAG atatcatAATATTGGTTCTCTTGTACTGTTTACACATGATCTTTGTGATATTTTCCTGGAATTCACCAagcttaatgtttattttaaaattcaaaaaggcaAGGTTGTACGAAGGCATGAAGTATTTGCAAATATCACCTTTTTTTGTTTCACTGTTGCATG gTTTGTATGTCGTCTTTATTGGTATCCAATGAGAGTGTTATACGCAGCAACATCAGATGTGCAGAGATTGAAATTGGTCCTTCCTGGCGCACTACTCATGAATAGTTTACTATggattcttcaatttttaaatctttattggTTTTTG tttattttacAGTTTCTATATCGTGTTGCAACTGGCCAAGTTAAGGAAGTTGATGATACTAGGGAATATGATGTAGAGCGAAAGTTACTTCACCATTCAAGTGAAAATGGTGTTCTAAATGG aaatattaagacCAATGGCATCTGTGATGATGGTGTGATTTCAAATGGCAATGCATCCCATTCAAGTAGAAGAGCAAAAGATGAATAA